The following proteins are co-located in the Pseudomonas sp. DY-1 genome:
- the parC gene encoding DNA topoisomerase IV subunit A yields the protein MSESLDLSLEGVERRSLADFTEQAYLNYSMYVIMDRALPHIGDGLKPVQRRIIYAMSELGLDADSKHKKSARTVGDVLGKFHPHGDSACYEAMVLMAQPFSYRYTLVDGQGNWGAPDDPKSFAAMRYTEARLSRYSEVLLTELGQGTVDWVPNFDGTLNEPATLPARLPNLLLNGTTGIAVGMATDVPPHNLREVAAACVRLLDEPNATVEQLCEHILGPDFPTEAEVITPRAELLKIYESGRGSVRMRAVYRVEDGDIVVTALPHQVSGSKVLEQIAGQMQAKKLPMVADLRDESDHENPTRIVIIPRSNRVDADELMQHLFATTDLESSYRVNTNVIGLDGKPQVKDLRTLLSEWLTYRIGTVRRRLQFRLDKVEKRLHLLDGLLVAFLNLDEVIHIIRTEDQPKPVLMARFELSEIQADYILDTRLRQLARLEEMKIRGEQDELLKEQKKLLALLGSDTKLKKLVRDELIKDAETYGDDRRSPIVARAEARALSETELMPTEPVTVVLSEKGWVRCAKGHDIDATGLSYKAGDGFKAAAPGRSNQYAVFIDSTGRSYSLAAHSLPSARGQGEPLTGRLTPPPGASFDCVMLPEDDATYVIASDAGYGFVVKGADLQAKNKAGKALLSLPNGAKVVAPRPVQSVEDDWLAAVTTEGRLLLFKVADLPQLAKGKGNKIIGIPGDRVASREEYLTDLAVLPSGATLVLQAGKRTLSLKADDLEHYKGERGRRGNKLPRGFQRVDALQVEPLA from the coding sequence ATGAGCGAATCCCTCGATCTGAGCCTGGAAGGCGTTGAGCGCCGCTCCTTGGCCGACTTCACCGAACAGGCCTACCTCAACTACTCCATGTACGTGATCATGGACCGCGCCCTGCCGCATATTGGCGACGGTCTGAAGCCCGTACAGCGTCGCATCATCTACGCCATGAGCGAGTTGGGCCTGGACGCCGACTCCAAGCACAAGAAGTCGGCGCGTACCGTCGGCGACGTGCTCGGCAAGTTCCACCCCCATGGCGACTCCGCCTGCTACGAGGCCATGGTGCTGATGGCCCAGCCTTTCAGCTACCGCTACACCCTGGTCGACGGCCAGGGCAACTGGGGTGCGCCGGACGATCCCAAGTCATTCGCTGCCATGCGTTACACCGAGGCGCGCCTGTCGCGCTACTCGGAAGTGTTGTTGACCGAGCTGGGCCAGGGCACTGTGGACTGGGTACCGAACTTCGACGGTACCCTGAACGAGCCGGCGACCCTGCCGGCGCGCCTGCCCAACTTGCTGCTGAACGGCACCACCGGCATCGCCGTGGGCATGGCTACCGACGTACCGCCGCACAACCTGCGGGAAGTGGCCGCTGCCTGCGTGCGCCTGCTGGATGAGCCGAACGCCACCGTGGAGCAGCTCTGCGAACACATCCTCGGTCCGGACTTCCCCACCGAAGCCGAAGTCATCACCCCGCGCGCCGAACTGCTGAAGATCTACGAGTCAGGTCGCGGCTCGGTGCGCATGCGTGCCGTATACCGTGTTGAGGACGGCGACATCGTCGTCACCGCTCTGCCGCACCAGGTCTCCGGTTCCAAGGTGCTGGAGCAGATCGCCGGCCAGATGCAGGCCAAGAAGCTGCCGATGGTGGCCGACCTGCGTGACGAATCGGATCACGAGAACCCCACCCGCATCGTCATCATCCCGCGCTCCAATCGCGTGGATGCCGACGAGCTGATGCAGCATCTGTTTGCCACCACCGACCTGGAGTCCAGCTACCGGGTCAACACCAACGTCATCGGTCTGGACGGCAAGCCCCAGGTCAAGGACCTGCGCACCCTGCTCAGCGAATGGCTGACTTACCGAATCGGTACCGTTCGTCGCCGCCTGCAGTTCCGCCTGGACAAGGTAGAGAAGCGCCTGCACCTGTTGGACGGCTTGCTGGTCGCTTTCCTCAACCTGGACGAAGTGATTCACATCATCCGTACCGAGGACCAGCCCAAGCCGGTCCTGATGGCGCGTTTCGAACTCAGCGAAATCCAGGCGGACTACATCCTCGACACTCGTCTGCGTCAGCTAGCGCGCCTCGAGGAGATGAAGATCCGTGGCGAGCAGGACGAGCTGCTTAAGGAACAGAAGAAGCTGCTGGCACTGCTGGGCAGTGATACCAAGCTGAAGAAACTGGTGCGTGACGAGCTGATCAAGGATGCCGAAACCTATGGCGACGACCGTCGTTCGCCGATAGTCGCCCGTGCCGAAGCCCGTGCTTTGTCTGAAACCGAGCTGATGCCCACCGAGCCGGTGACCGTCGTGTTGTCCGAAAAGGGCTGGGTGCGCTGCGCCAAAGGCCACGATATCGATGCAACTGGCCTGTCCTACAAGGCGGGTGATGGCTTCAAGGCGGCAGCGCCCGGTCGCTCGAACCAGTACGCGGTGTTTATCGACTCCACCGGGCGCAGCTACTCGCTGGCGGCCCATTCACTGCCTTCGGCGCGAGGTCAGGGCGAGCCGCTCACCGGTCGTCTGACGCCGCCTCCGGGCGCCAGCTTCGACTGCGTGATGCTCCCAGAGGACGACGCCACCTATGTCATCGCCTCGGATGCCGGCTACGGATTCGTGGTCAAAGGGGCGGACCTGCAGGCCAAGAACAAGGCCGGCAAGGCCCTTCTGAGTCTGCCCAATGGCGCCAAGGTGGTGGCTCCGCGGCCAGTACAGAGTGTCGAGGATGACTGGCTGGCAGCGGTGACTACCGAAGGTCGGCTGCTGCTGTTCAAGGTGGCCGACCTGCCGCAACTGGCCAAGGGTAAGGGCAACAAGATCATTGGTATCCCGGGAGATCGTGTCGCCAGCCGCGAGGAGTACCTGACCGACCTGGCAGTCCTGCCGTCTGGTGCGACCCTGGTCCTGCAGGCCGGCAAACGCACCCTTTCGCTCAAAGCTGACGACCTTGAGCACTACAAGGGTGAGCGCGGACGTCGTGGCAACAAGCTGCCGCGTGGTTTCCAGCGAGTCGATGCGCTGCAGGTGGAACCGCTGGCCTGA
- a CDS encoding membrane integrity-associated transporter subunit PqiC: MMTVRFPLALMLVSLLGLAGCVHSPSIPMFQLDAGTPEVPSKKAGMQVLLGPVTVADYLQRETLLQRQPDGSLTAAPDGRWAGSLAADIDQVLLRQLSWRLDSQRLVLAPGNPGFTPEVQVLLTISRLDSGPQRPAVLEAQWRLLDRAGQLRDSRLVRLEEAHAGTAADQVRAQSKLLQQLAEQLAAAVKPLEGQPVVVEAPRKPAAPAAPAKAKEPQPPKIPMAAPVRTDVEVFRF, encoded by the coding sequence TTGATGACCGTGCGTTTTCCCCTGGCTTTGATGCTGGTGAGCCTCCTTGGCCTTGCTGGTTGTGTGCATAGCCCCTCCATTCCGATGTTTCAGCTGGACGCGGGCACCCCGGAGGTGCCCTCAAAGAAGGCTGGGATGCAAGTACTGCTCGGCCCGGTAACCGTGGCCGATTACCTTCAGCGCGAAACGCTTCTGCAGCGCCAGCCCGATGGCAGCCTGACCGCGGCGCCGGATGGCCGCTGGGCCGGCAGCCTGGCAGCGGATATCGATCAGGTGCTGCTACGTCAGCTGTCCTGGCGTCTGGATAGCCAGCGCCTGGTGCTGGCGCCCGGCAATCCTGGCTTTACGCCTGAAGTGCAGGTTCTGCTGACCATCAGCCGCCTGGACTCGGGCCCGCAACGCCCGGCTGTGCTGGAGGCCCAATGGCGCCTGCTGGATCGTGCAGGTCAACTGCGTGATAGCCGCCTGGTGCGCCTCGAAGAGGCCCATGCCGGTACCGCTGCCGATCAGGTGCGCGCGCAGAGCAAGTTGCTGCAGCAACTTGCAGAGCAGCTTGCTGCCGCGGTGAAACCCCTTGAAGGCCAGCCGGTTGTCGTCGAGGCGCCGCGCAAGCCCGCAGCCCCAGCGGCCCCGGCCAAGGCCAAGGAACCGCAGCCGCCGAAGATTCCCATGGCGGCGCCAGTGCGCACGGACGTGGAAGTCTTCCGCTTCTGA
- a CDS encoding metal-dependent hydrolase, producing the protein MTTLITHPLPVLAVGLALGRRIIPPRLLIAGLIFACVPDADVLAFKLGIAYADAFGHRGFSHSLLFASLCGLFAAVIFRGLQCGPAKAALFIFFATFSHSLLDALTDGGLGVAWLWPWDLERYFLPWRPIEVSPFIAGFVSRRGLDVLQSEALWVWLPCGALAISGLAVRGLVTKYGKKAGERP; encoded by the coding sequence ATGACCACGCTGATTACTCATCCCCTGCCCGTGCTGGCCGTTGGCCTTGCCTTGGGCAGACGGATCATTCCGCCCCGGCTACTGATAGCCGGGCTGATCTTCGCCTGCGTCCCGGATGCTGACGTGCTGGCCTTCAAGTTGGGCATCGCCTACGCAGACGCCTTCGGGCATCGCGGTTTCAGTCATTCCTTGCTGTTCGCTTCTCTTTGCGGGCTATTCGCCGCAGTCATTTTCCGTGGACTGCAATGCGGGCCAGCCAAGGCAGCACTGTTCATCTTCTTCGCCACCTTCAGCCACAGCCTGCTGGATGCATTGACCGATGGCGGGCTGGGCGTCGCCTGGCTCTGGCCGTGGGACCTGGAGCGTTACTTCCTGCCGTGGCGCCCCATCGAGGTTTCTCCCTTTATCGCTGGCTTCGTTTCCCGGCGAGGGCTCGATGTACTGCAATCCGAGGCTCTTTGGGTGTGGTTACCCTGCGGCGCTCTGGCTATCAGTGGTTTAGCGGTGCGCGGTCTGGTCACGAAATACGGCAAAAAAGCTGGCGAACGCCCATGA
- a CDS encoding AhpA/YtjB family protein: protein MNRPTPVKPDNFFLLIFHALRQRRVPIALRIASHSLLLVALALVIYAWVMGMQFKQAMQQQADALGQSLTAQTAASATELLVSNDILSLNVLLSNLVKNPLVAHAAIYSVDNRILAEAGSRPKQGLLGETEGLYSTPITFQEVIAGHLRLSLDMEQFQQPMTISLQSMGLLSLILLALTLSLSLRLGRHISTPLLQLRVWLRDPDDPAPGAGRQDEIGDLARQLQARLVPEKPEPEPELDPIPEEDFAEADEDYPDEEQNDEDQFEVRDLRDDSFDGEDETPSKLFTPDDEDPFADLREELAEPAPTPAPVIQQEPQHSAVLAIQLGAQDQLRRLPRSRLMDLLQRYRDCLDHAARLYHGQLLTLNDGSSLMLFHSQDGGEDYLTHALCCGELMRALGHALQIEVADSGITLQLQLGLTLGDDLSGLGQGDLLLNDTTQNALALSQHSRNLLLVERAIADDELVRQRARIRSITSPEGACCVERLLEPYPSLLERQLARMHETARH, encoded by the coding sequence GTGAACCGGCCCACGCCTGTCAAACCCGACAACTTCTTCCTGCTGATCTTCCACGCCCTGCGCCAGCGCCGCGTGCCGATCGCCTTGCGCATCGCCAGCCATAGCCTGCTCCTGGTAGCGCTGGCGCTGGTGATCTACGCCTGGGTCATGGGCATGCAGTTCAAGCAGGCCATGCAGCAGCAGGCCGACGCACTGGGCCAGAGCCTGACGGCGCAAACCGCCGCATCTGCCACAGAGCTGTTGGTGTCCAACGACATCCTCAGCCTCAACGTGCTGCTCAGTAACCTGGTGAAGAATCCACTGGTTGCCCACGCGGCCATCTACAGCGTGGATAACCGCATCCTCGCCGAGGCCGGCTCGCGCCCCAAACAGGGCCTGCTGGGAGAAACCGAGGGCCTGTACTCCACGCCCATCACCTTTCAGGAAGTAATTGCCGGCCACCTGCGTCTGAGCCTGGACATGGAGCAGTTCCAGCAGCCCATGACCATCAGCCTGCAGAGCATGGGGCTGCTCAGCCTGATCCTGCTGGCGTTGACCCTGTCCCTGAGCCTGCGCCTCGGCCGCCATATCTCCACGCCGCTGCTGCAACTGCGCGTGTGGCTGCGCGACCCCGACGACCCTGCCCCAGGTGCCGGTCGCCAGGACGAGATCGGTGATCTCGCCCGCCAGTTGCAAGCCCGCCTAGTACCGGAGAAACCGGAGCCCGAGCCGGAGCTGGATCCAATCCCTGAAGAGGACTTCGCCGAAGCAGACGAAGACTATCCGGACGAAGAACAGAACGACGAGGATCAGTTCGAGGTCCGCGACCTACGTGATGACAGCTTCGATGGCGAGGACGAAACGCCGAGCAAGCTGTTCACCCCGGACGACGAGGATCCCTTCGCCGACCTGCGTGAGGAGTTGGCCGAACCGGCCCCGACTCCCGCCCCGGTCATCCAGCAGGAGCCTCAGCACAGTGCAGTCCTGGCCATCCAGCTGGGTGCCCAGGACCAACTGCGCCGCCTGCCGCGCTCGCGATTGATGGACCTGCTACAACGCTATCGTGACTGCCTCGACCATGCGGCCCGCCTTTATCACGGTCAGTTGCTGACCCTGAACGATGGCAGCAGCCTGATGCTTTTCCACAGCCAGGACGGCGGCGAGGATTACCTCACCCATGCCCTCTGCTGCGGCGAGCTCATGCGTGCCCTGGGTCACGCCCTGCAAATCGAAGTCGCCGACAGCGGCATCACCCTGCAACTGCAACTCGGTCTAACCCTGGGTGATGACCTTTCCGGCCTCGGCCAAGGCGACCTTCTGCTCAACGACACTACCCAAAACGCCCTGGCGCTGAGCCAGCACAGCCGCAACCTGCTGCTGGTGGAGCGCGCCATCGCCGACGACGAACTGGTCCGTCAGCGTGCGCGCATCCGCTCCATCACCAGCCCGGAAGGCGCCTGCTGCGTCGAACGCCTGCTGGAACCCTATCCGTCGCTGCTGGAGCGCCAGTTGGCGCGCATGCACGAAACAGCACGGCACTGA
- the serB gene encoding phosphoserine phosphatase SerB, translated as MREIVLINITGEDRPGLTAAITGALAQGGVNILDIGQAVIHDTLSFGILVEIPDNAGASAVLKDVLFTAYKLDQQVRFTPVPEADYQQWVDGQGKSRYIVTLLTRKVTAEQLQRVSSITAKYGLNIDHIDRLSGRMPLDTPADKGKGCIEFSVRGEPADPVALRAEFLSVAQELNVDIAFQRDSLFRRNRRLAVFDMDSTLIEAEVIDELAKAAGVGDQVAEITERAMRGELDFRASFKERLGLLKGLSEDVLEEIGASLRLTEGAETLFAELKRLGYKTAILSGGFSYFAKQLQAKLGIDYVFANELQIVDGKLTGVAIEPIVDAQRKADLLRELAQKEGLRLEQTIAVGDGANDLPMLGLAGLGVAFRAKPLVKQSAKQAISTLGLDGILYLLGFRDRDGKD; from the coding sequence TTGCGCGAAATAGTCCTGATCAACATCACTGGCGAGGACCGCCCCGGCCTGACCGCGGCCATTACCGGTGCTCTGGCCCAGGGCGGCGTGAATATCCTGGATATCGGCCAGGCGGTGATCCACGACACCCTGTCGTTCGGAATCCTGGTGGAGATTCCGGACAATGCCGGAGCCTCCGCCGTGCTCAAGGATGTACTGTTCACCGCCTACAAGCTGGACCAGCAGGTGCGTTTCACTCCGGTGCCCGAGGCGGATTACCAGCAGTGGGTCGATGGCCAGGGCAAGAGCCGCTACATCGTCACCTTGTTGACCCGCAAGGTAACCGCCGAGCAGCTGCAGCGGGTGAGCTCGATAACTGCCAAGTACGGGCTCAACATCGACCATATCGACCGTCTGTCGGGTCGTATGCCGCTGGATACACCGGCCGATAAGGGCAAGGGCTGCATCGAGTTCTCCGTACGCGGTGAACCGGCGGACCCGGTGGCCCTGCGCGCCGAGTTCCTCAGCGTGGCCCAGGAGCTGAATGTCGACATCGCTTTCCAGCGCGATTCGTTGTTCCGTCGCAACCGCCGCCTGGCAGTGTTCGACATGGATTCGACCCTGATCGAAGCCGAGGTGATCGACGAACTGGCCAAGGCTGCCGGTGTGGGTGATCAAGTGGCCGAGATCACCGAGCGTGCGATGCGTGGCGAACTGGACTTCCGCGCCAGCTTCAAGGAGCGCCTGGGGCTGCTCAAGGGGCTGTCCGAGGATGTACTGGAAGAAATCGGCGCTTCCCTGCGGTTGACCGAAGGGGCGGAAACCCTCTTCGCCGAGCTCAAGCGCCTGGGCTACAAGACTGCGATCCTCTCCGGCGGCTTCAGCTACTTCGCCAAGCAATTGCAAGCAAAGCTGGGCATCGACTACGTATTCGCCAACGAACTTCAGATCGTCGATGGCAAGCTGACCGGCGTGGCCATCGAGCCAATCGTCGACGCGCAGCGCAAGGCCGACCTGCTGCGTGAGCTGGCGCAGAAAGAGGGCCTGCGGCTGGAACAGACCATTGCCGTCGGCGATGGTGCCAACGACCTGCCGATGCTGGGGCTGGCGGGGCTGGGCGTGGCCTTCCGTGCCAAACCACTGGTCAAGCAGTCGGCCAAGCAGGCCATCTCCACCCTTGGCCTCGATGGCATCCTTTATCTGCTCGGCTTCCGCGACCGCGACGGCAAGGACTGA